GCCACCGGGAAGAACCTGCCGGAGACCATCCGGGAACGCTGGCCGCGCCCGGTCGTGTGGCTGTACTGGGTGCAGGCGGAGATCGTCGCCATGGCGACCGACCTCGCGGAGTTTCTGGGTGCGGCGGTCGCCATTCAGCTGCTGACCGGCCTGCCGCTGATCTGGGGGGCGAGCATCACGGCCGTCCTGACCTTCTGGCTGCTGACCATCCAGCGCCGGGGCTTCCGCCCGCTGGAACTGGTCATCGGGGGGTTCGTGTCCATCATCGGGGTGGCGTACCTGACGCAGTTCGTGCTGGCCCACCCCGCCCTGGCCGAGCTGGGGCGCGGGTTCATTCCCAGTTTTCAGGGTGTGGACAGCGTGTACCTCGCCGTGGGGATCATCGGCGCGACGGTCATGCCGCACGTCATCTACCTGCACTCCGCGCTGACGCAGGGCCGAGTGCCGACCCGCAACGACGACGAGAAACTGCGCCTGAGCCGACTGAACCGCGTGGACGTGATCGCCTCGATGGGCGTGGCGGGCCTGATCAACATGAGCATGCTGGCCGTCGCCGCCGCCACCTTCTACGGCAAGGGTGTTGAGAACGCCGGGGACCTGGAAACCGCGTACCGCACGCTGACGCCCCTGCTGGGACCGGCGGCCGCGACTGCGTTCGCCATCGCGCTGCTCGCCAGCGGCCTGAGCAGCAGCGCGGTGGGCACCATGGCCGGGCAGGTGATCATGCAGGGCTTCGTGAACTTCAGCATTCCGCTGTGGCTGCGGCGCACGATCACGATGCTCCCGGCATTCATCGTGATCCTGCTGGGCCTGAACCCCACGGACGTGCTGGTGCTGTCGCAGGTGATCCTGTCGTTCGGGGTGCCGTTCGCGCTCGTGCCGCTGCTGCTGTTCACCGCGCGGCGCGACGTGATGGGCGTCCTGACCAGCAGGCCCCTCGTGACCGGGCTGGGCTGGCTGTTCGCGAGCATCATCATCGGCCTGAACGTGTACCTGCTGTGGGGAGCGTTCACGAACTGAGTGCGGTCGGCAGGAGCGTTGATCAAGACCCTCGACCTCCCCGGAGAGACCGCAGCGAGGGCTCAGGTCAGGACCGGATGATCGGGTGGACACCTGTCGCGTGAAGGGGGCCGTCTGCAAGACTCCGGGAAGAGTCGGGCCGGTAGAGTAGGCCATGTGTCCAGAACTTTCTGAACGGGGCCGCCGGTCATGGCGCGCCTGAGTCAGCAGGTGGCCCCCTCGGGCCACACGGTGCTCGTCGTGGACGACGACGCCGAACTGAGGGCCACCGTCAGCCGCCTCCTCCAGAACTGCGGACACACCACCCTGTCCGCCGAGGGCGGCGAGGAAGCGCTGGCGCTCGTGGCCGCGAACGACATTCACCTGATCCTCCTCGACTACTTCATGCCGGGCATGAACGGCGAGGACGTGGTGCGGGAACTGCGGCAGCGCGGTCACAGCACGCAGGTGGTGCTGCAGACCGGGTACGCGTCCGAACAGCCGCCCCGCACCTTGCTGCGCGACCTGGACATCCAGGGCTACCACGACAAGTCCGAAGGGCCCGACAAGCTGCTCGTGTGGGTGGACGCGGCCCTGAAAGCGCACCGGCACGTGCGGGCCATCAGCGCCTCCCGCGACGGCCTGAACTACATCCTGCAGGCGGCCCCGCAGCTGCACCGGATCCAGTCGCTGGACGGCCTGCTGCGCGGCATCCTGCTTCAGCTGCAGGGCATTCTGGGCTTCTCGGGCGCCTGCGTGGCCGTCAGCGAGGACGCCCTGACCGACGGCGCGAACGGCTTCGTGGCGGTCCCCCACCCCCAAGCGCAACCGTTCGACGTGCGGGTCGCCACCGGCCGCTTCGAGGGGCAGGCGTGGCACAACCTGAACGGGACCGAGCAGTCCACGGTCCTGCACGCGGCCACCAGCGGACGCGCCTGCCACACGCCCTACATCGCCCTGCCGCTGAATGTCGGGGACCGGAACGTGGGCGTGGTGCTCGTGGACAGCGCGTCGCGCGACCAGCAGCTCGACCTGACGCTGCTGGAGGTGTTCGCCGCGCAGGCGGCCGTGGCCATTCAGAACGTCCAGCTGTTCGAACTGGCCACCACGGATGAACTCACGGGCCTGATGAACCGCCGGGCGTGGCTGTCGCGGCTGGACGAGGCGCTGCACCTCGGCGCGCGGCACGGGCATCCCACGAGCGTCGTGCTGATCGACGTGGATCACTTCAAGCGGGTGAACGACACGTACGGGCACCTGGCGGGGGACGCGGTGCTGCGGGCGCTGGGCGCGCTGCTGCGGGAGCAGTTGCGCCTGACCGACGTGGCCGCCCGCTACGGCGGTGAGGAACTGGCCGTCCTACTGCCCCACACGGACGCGGCGGGTGCCTTCCGCCTGGCGGACCGGCTGCGGCAGCACATGATGGACCTGAGGGTCCCCTGGGCGGACGGCGCGGTGAACGTCACGGCCAGCATGGGCGTCACGACCGACCCTGGGGGGAACAGCGGCCCGACGCCGCAGGACATGCTGGCCCGAGCGGACGAGGCGCTGTACCGCGCGAAATCCGGGGGGCGCAACCGCGTGGTGGACCTGCCGGTCCGGGCGGACGGATGAAGGCGGCCGAGGACGCGGCGCTCGGGCGGCTGGCCGCGCTGATGCAGGGCGCGGTGTGGCAGGCGGACCCGGCCACGCACCGCACGACGTTCATCTCCGAGCGCCTGTCGGACATCGTGGGGTTCACGCCCGAGCAGTGGACGGCCGAACCCGCGTTCTGGGAGTCGCGGCTGCATCCGGAGGACCGGACGTGGGTGCAGGAGGCCCTGGAGGGCGGCATCCGGCAGGGCGAACCGTTCACGCTGGAGTACCGGCTATTCGACACCGCCGGTCAGGTCGTGTGGGTGCGGGACCTGATCACGCCGGTGTACGACGGGACGCAGCTCACGGCGCTGGGCGGGATGATGCTGGACATCACCAGCGAGCGGGACAACGAGACGGCGCTGCGCACGGCCCTCGATCAGTTCGCGCGGCTGTTCAACGGCAGTCCGGTCGGTCTGGCCGTGATCGCCGCCGACTCGGGGCGGGTGCAGCGCAGCAACAACGCCTTCCGGGCGGTGGCGGGCCTGCGCACCTCGCTGCGGCCCGGCGCGCCCGGCACGGACACCCTGTGGGCGGACCCGGAGGCCGCCGCGCAGTTCTGGGCGGCCCTGCAGGCCGGGCCGGTGCAGGAGTGGCCGGCGCAGTGGCTGGACAGTGGGCGTGAGGTGCGCGAGGTGACGCTCAGCGCCGACCGCCTGAACGACGAGGGCGACACCGCGTTCGTCATGATGCGCGACGTGACCTCGCAGGTGCAGGCCCGGCGGGATTCGGAGGCCAGTGAGCGCCGCTTCCGGGCCCTGGTGCAGCACAGTTCCGATCTGATCACGGTCCTGCACCCCAGTGGCACGATCCTGTATGCCAGTCCGGCGGTGGAGGCGGTGCTGGGGTACGACAGCGAGGAAGCGGTGGGCCGCAACGCGCTGGATCACCTGCACCCGGACGACCACGAGGCGATCCAGCGAGAATTCGGGCGCGCCGTGTTCGGCGGGTCCGGCGCGACGGCGCGCATGACCAGCCGATTCATCTGCTGCAACGGCGAGTTCCGGCACCTGGAGTGGGTGGCCACCAATCAGCTGGACGACCCGTCCATTCAGGGCATCGTCATGAATTCCCGTGACGTGACCGAGCGGGTGCACGCCGACCAGGAACGCCTGGAGACCCAGCAGACCTTCGAGACGCTGTTCTCAGCGTCCCCGGAGGCGATCCTGCTCGTGGAGTTCGCGGGCGCGATGGAGATCGTCGAGTGCAACGACGTGGCGGCCGCCATGCGCGGGTACCAGCGGGACGAACTGATCGGACAGAGCACGTACCGGTCCATGCCGAACGGCGCGGCGCTGCTGGCCGACGCGAAGGCGAACGACGCGTTCCGCGAGCGGGTGCGGGCAGCCGGGCGGCTGCAGTTCGAGGCCGAACACCTGCACCGCGACGGTCACGTGTACCCCGTGGAGATCAATCTGGCCCTGGTGACCATCCGGGGGCGGGAAATGATGCTGTGCGTCGAGCGGGACATCTCCGAGCGGCGGGCGGCGGCGGAGGCGCTGGAGGCCAGTCAGGCGCGGCTGGTCGCCAGTGAGAAACTGGCGGGCCTGGGACGCCTGACGGCCGGACTGGCGCACGAGATCAACACGCCCCTGGCGGCCACCATGACCGAACTGCACGACGCGGCGCGGCTCGTGCAGGAGTACCGGGATTCGGTCGGGCACGCACAGGTCACGGACGCCGACCACCTGGAGATCGCGGCAGAACTGAACCGCGCGGTGGAGGCCGCGCAGCGGAACCTGACCCGGATCGGGGATTTCATCCGCAAGATCCGCGGGCACACGCGCGACACCATCACGGAGCGCGTGGCGTTCGACGCGGTGAAACACACGGAAAACACCCTGTCCATGCTGGCGCACGAGGCGCGAGCCGCGAAGGTCGACCTGCTGCTGGAACAGCCGCGTCTGCCGGTGCGGCTGCACGGGGAACCGGGGCGACTGACGCAGATCGTGACGAATCTGGTCGTGAACGCCCTTCACGCGTGCGCGCCGGGCTCGACCGTGACGGTCAGTTTCGAGGCGCTGGACGACGGCAGCGCCGTGATGCGGGTGCAGGACACCGGCAGCGGCATTCCCGAGGACGTCCTGCCGCGCATCTTCGAACCGATGTTCACCACCAAGCCCGTCGGGCAGGGCACCGGGCTGGGCCTGTCGATCATTCATGACATCATCACCGGTCATTTCGGCGGGGAAATTCAGGTGCAGACGTCCGGCGCGGGAACCTGCTTCACGGTGACCTTTCCGGCCCGTCCGCCCGGGGCGGCCCCAGCCCTGGAGACCGCCGCCACGACCTGACCGGGGGTGGCCGTCACCGGGGCCAACCCCGCGTCCCAGGGTTCGACTTCCCCCCGCGGTCCTGTTCAGGTGCCCACTCTGCTGCGCGGCTCTGCGAGTTCGCTCGCTTCAGAGGGATGGAGGTTGTCTCTCAACCCCCATCACTTGTCCTGCCCGCGCTGGTGGTGCCGACCTGCAGCGTGCGGGGCGGCCGCCCCGTGAAGGACGGCCGCCCCGGCAGGTGGGTTCAGCGGGGGTACATGGCGTTGATGGTGCTCTTGTCGGTCGTGGAGAACCCGTTGCGCTGACCCATGCGGTTCAGGTCGATGCTGCTGTTCAGCGGCTGGATGGCGATCTTCCCGTCGAAGAACGCGGGGTAGTGCATGATCGAGTCGAAGTCGTACGCGCCGTACCCGGCGCTGCCGCTGCGGATCTGGTACTGGCTCTGCCAGTCGGCGGGGATGTTCGCCCAGATGATCGTCACGGACTTGTCGCGGTCGGGGCGGGTCTGCTCGTGGAACAGGCCCATGGCGTGCCCGAACTCGTGAATGATCGAGCCGGTCGTGCAGCGGTCGGCCAGGGTGATGGTCTGCTTGCCGCCCACCATGCCCAGGCTGGACGCGCAGCTGGTGCCGGTGTTGTACGTGATCTCCACGTAGTTGCGCTGCGTGGTGCTGGTGCGGGGGGTCACGACGACGTTCGTGGTCGAGCGGATCGCGGAGGCGGCGGCCGCCACGCGGTCACGGATCGCCTGGGGGACGTTCGCGGCGAAGGTGTACGGAATGGTCCGGCCCGTCCAGCGGTACCGGGTATCCACGACGTACGTGCCCTCCTTGCCGACCTTGGCGCTGCTGAGGTCCGCGAGGATGATGTCGTCCTCGAGCATCAGGTAGCCGTCCTGCTTGAAGCCCATGACCTGCTGCTCGGTACCGTCGGGCATGATCAGGGTCGCGGGGGCCTTCTCGGGGGTCACGCGGGCGTCGGGGGTGGAGGACGGGCTGCAGGCAGCGAGGATGACGGACAGGACGATCAGGGACGATGCGACGCGCATGGGTGAAACCTCCGTTGTGTGGTGTGCTCACGGAGACTAATGAAGATCAGATGAAAAGTAAAGGGCTTCGTCACCCCGCCGCGTCAACTTGTGCGGGCGCGCAGCCAGTCGAGGATCACCTGCCGCACCTCCTCGCGCGGTTCGTCGTTCAGGAGTTCGTGGTAGCCGCCCTCGACGGTGTGCAGCGTCTTGTCGGTGGACGTGATCGTATCGTGGAAGCGCTGGCTGCCGCGCGGATCGGTGATCCTGTCGGCGGTGCCGTGCAGGGTCAGGGTGGGCAGCGTCCAGCGGGCGTACTCGGGCCACAGGCGCCCGCTGAGGCCCAGCATGGTCGCGCCGGTCAGGGCCGGGACGTTCCCGTGGTACATGACCGGGTCGGCCTCGTACGCAGCGACCTCGTCGGGCAGGCGCGACAGGCCGCCGGTGCCCAGGTCACTGGTCTTCAGGCCCGGCGCGACCCGCGCAACCAGTGGCGCCAGCCGCTTGAGCCAGGCCGGCTCCTTCTCCCCCACCAGCAGCGCCGGGCTGGAGAGGATCACGCCGGTCAGGCCGCGCGGGTCGCGGGCCGCGCTGGCCGCCGTGACCAGTCCGCCCATGGAGTGTCCCAGCGCGAACACCGGCAGCGTCTGCGCCCGCAGGGCCTCGCGGGCCTTCAGGTGATCCTCGACGAGCACGTTCATGTCCGCGACCGCCTGCCGCCCCGGCGATTTCCCGTGGCTGCGCTGATCGAAGGCGTACACGTTGATCCCGGCGTCCACCAGCGTGGGGATCAGTCGGTGGTACCGCTCGACGTAACGCCCCGCGTACTCCCCGAACCCGTGCGAGAGCAGCAGCGCCGCCTTCGGGCTGGCCGCCCGCCACAGATATCCCTCGACCGGCGCGCCCGGTACCGTCCACGCTTCGTTTTGCATGAACTGAGTCTAACGGGGGTGATGGGTGATGGGTGATGGGCAACAGCGTGCGCGCGACCCGACCGCCCCCGTCAAGCCCCCCACATCCCACACCCCACTGCCTACTCCAGAAAGTCGTCCACCAGCGCGCGGTACCACCCCGTCTCCTCCAGCGCGGGGAAGTGCCCGCTGTGCGCGAGGACCTCCTGCCGGGCGTGGGGGATCAGGGCGGCGATCTCCGCTCCGGCGGGGGGTGGGTTGAGGGGGTCATGCGCGCCGCTGAGGATCAGGGTGGGGGCGGTGACGCGCGGCAGGCCGGGGCGGAAGTCGAAGCGTTCCAGGGCGCGGCGGGCGGCGTCGGCCTGTTCCGGTGTCTGGGCCAGTCCGGTCGCGTGGTCGTCGGCGGTGCGGCGGGCGACCTCGTCCCGGATGGCCTGCGGGGTGCCGGGGGCGAACATGCGATCCAGCAGGAACGCCTGGACCTCCTGCGGGGTCAGGCCACGCATTTCTTCCTCGTGCTGCGCCATCAGGATGGCGGTGCCGCTGGTCTGTCCGCTGGCCTTCGGGACGACCAGGATCAGCCGCGAGACGCGATCCGGGTGCGTGGTGGCGAGGGCCTGCGCGACGTAGCTGCCCATGCTGGTGCCCATCACGTCTGCCTGCGGGACGCCCAGGGCGTCCATGACGGTCAGCACGTCGCTGACGTGGTCGGCCAGCGTGTAGCTCGCGGGGCGGCCCGAGCGGCCGTGCCCGCGGCTGTCGAGGGCGATCACGCGCCGCGTTCCGGCGAGGTGGTGCAGGTCGGCGTCCAGCCAGCCGCCGTGGCTGCCCAGCCCGTGCAGGAGGATCAGGGGGTGCCCATCGCCCGCCTGCTGCACGAACAGGGGGGTGCCGTCGGCGGCGGGGATGATCACGGGGCGTCCGGGGTGGGGAGGGTGCCCGCCACGGCGGCCAGCGCGTAGGCGTACTCCTCGGCGATCTCGTTGAGGTACTCGTAGCGGCTGCTGGACCCCCCGTGCCCGGCGCCCATGATGGTCTTCAGGACGACCGTGCCGCTGCCGGGCTGCGCGAGGTCGCGCACACGGGCAGCGAACTTGGCGGGTTCCCAGTACGCGACGCGCGGGTCGTTCAGGCCGGTGCTGATGAACAAGTGCGGGTAGCGAGCGGCCTTCAGGTTGTCGTAGGGGCTGTACGCGGCCATCACGGCGTACTGCTCTTCGTGGTTGGGGTTGCCCCACTCGTCGTACTCGTTCGTGGTCAGCGGGATGCTGTCGTCGAGCATGGTGCTCAGCACGTCCACGAACGGCACGCCGGGGAACACGGCGGTCCACAGGTCGGGGCGCAGGTTCAGCGCCGCGCCTATCAGCAGGCCGCCCGCGCTGCGGCCCATGGCGACCAGTTCGCGCGCGGTGCCGTCCGCCTTCAGGGCCTCCCCGGCGGCGACGAAGTCGGTGAAGGTGTTCATCTTGTGCGCCAGTCGCCCGGCGTCGTACCAGCGGCGGCCCAGTTCGGACCCGCCCCGGACGTGCGCGATGGCGTACATCCAGCCCCGGTCCACCAGCGGCAGGCGCGCGATGGAGAACGCGGGGTCCATGCTGAAGCCGTAACTGCCGTAGCCATACAGCAGCGTCGGCGCGGGCAGCGCCGTGTCCCGGCGGCGCAGCAGGCTCACGGGGACGCGCTCGCCGTCGGGCGCGGTGATCCAAGTCTGCTCACTGACGTACATGCTGGCATCGTAGTTCGGGACTGGCGTGGCCTTCACGAGCGTGGTGTCCAGACTGTCCAGATTGAGGTCCAGGTGTTCTACAGGCCGGGTGAGGCTGGTGAACACGATCCGCGCGCTGCCCGTGTCGAAGACGTGGTTCGCGCCGATGCGGACGGTGACGCTGTCCTCGGGGAACTCGACGCGGCGGGCCGGACCGTACCCGCCGGGCGTGCGGGCCAGCACCCACAGGCGCGTGAAGCCCCCCTCTCGCCCGGACAGCAGCAGGTGATGGCGGAAGAGGAGCAGGCCGGTCAGGTGGCGCGCCGGGTCGTACGGGAGGACATCCTGCGCGTCGGCCCAGTCCAGCGTGCCCGCGCGTTTCGGGAAGCGCACGAGTTTGAATTCCTCGGCCCCGCCGTGGTTCGTGAGGGCCAGCCAGTGATCCCCGGCGTCGGTCAGGACCGGGGCCTCGGTGCCGCGTTCACGCGCGAGGAGCAGCGTGGGCTGCGCGCCCTCCTGCGCGGTGTCCAGCACCCACCACTCCTGCGCCATGTTGCTCTGGCTGACCAGCCGCAGCGTGCCGCCGTCCTCGGTCGTCAGGGCGGCCACGCGGAAGGTCGCGTCCGGTTCGTGCAGCAGCCGCTCGTCCTGCGCCTGGGGCTGCCCCAGCATGTGCCGCCAGATGCTGTCCGGGCGCTGCGTGGCGTCGTCGGTCGCGTAGTACAGCGCGGTGCCCGACGCGTTCCAGTCCAGCACCCAGCCGCTCAGGCCGGTCAACGGGGCCTCGGCCAGTTCGCCGCTGGCGGTGTCCAGCACGCGCAGCTGGAAGACCTCCTGCCCGGTCGTGTCGAGCAGGTACGCCCACAGCCGCCCGTCCGGGCTGGGCACCGCGCGGTACACCCACACGTTCTCCAGGCCCTCGCGGACCTTCAGGGCGTTCAGGTCCAGCAGCGTCTCCTCCGGGCCGCCCGCCAGGGGACGGCGCATGATGATCGCGTGCGCCTGCCCCTCCAGGGTCCGCTGGAAGTACGCGTACGCGCCGCGCACGACCTCCGGCTGGTCGTCCTGCTCCTGCACGTGCGACAGCAGCTCGCGGTAGATCGCCGCCTGCGTGTCCCGCAGCGGGGCCATCACGGCGTCCAGGTGCGCGTTCTCGGCGTTCAGGTACGCCAGTACCTCGGGGTCGGCCCTGCCCTGGGTTTTCAGCCAGTGGTAGTCGTCGGGACGCTGAATGCCGTGAATATCGTGCAGGACGCCCTTGCGGGCAGCGCGAGGTGCAGAGGTCATACCCCGGAGCATACCCGGCAGATCCGGGTGGCCGCGCCGCAGGTGCCGGACCTGACCGTAGGCCGGTCGGACGGGACGCCCTGGTCCCGCTCAGGCCGGGTCAGCAGCGCAGTGCCTTAACCTTCAGCGCAGCGCCTTGACGAGTTGCCGTTCGACGAGTTGCGCGGCGATCGGGCCGCGGATGCGGCGGAACAGGTGGTAGTCGAAGAAGTACACCTGCCCGGCCTGACTGGCGCGCAGGCGGCTGGTGATCGCCCCGGCAGTCCACTCGGCGCGGGCGCGGGTGGGCGTGCTGGTCCCGGCGGCCAGGACGATCACGGCATCCGGGTTCAGGGCCGCGAGCCCCTCCACGCTGACCACGGCGTCCTTCTTCTGGCCGTCGATGACGTTCAGGCCCACGTCGCGCAGCAGGCCGCCGGTCCAGTCGTCGCTGCCGCTGATCGTGAAGGTGTTGCGGGCGTCGCCTCCGGCCGTCCAGACGACCAGCACGCGCTTTCTGCCGAACGCGGTCAGCTGCGCACGGGTGGCCTGCACACCCTTGTTGTAGGTGGTCAGCGCGGCGCGGTAGGCAGCGTCGCGGTTCAGGGCGCGGGCCAGGGTGGGTAGCGTCTTCTGCCACGCGTTCCGGTCGATGCCGTCCATCAGCAGCGTGGGCGCGATGCGGCTGAGCTGCGGGTACACGTTCGCGGCGTACGTCTCGCCGACGATCAGGTCCGGGCGCAGGGACGTCAGGATCTCGAGGTTCGGGTTGAAGCGGTCGCCGACGTTCACGGGCGCGCTGGTCACGCGGCTGCCCAGGTACTTGATGTCGCGGATGGGCGAACCGAACGCCGGGGTTTTCAGGAACGTGGAGGCCTCGCCGTAGCCGACGGGCTGCACGCCGATGGACAGCAGCAGGTCCAGCGCGTGCGGGCCGAGGGCCACGACCCGCAGCGGCTGCCGGGGGATGGTGGTCGTTCCGGCGGCGTGCGTGACGGTCTGGGGATACGTGGCGGCGCTGGCGGTCAGGGCGGCGCTGACCAGGACAGCGGTGAGGGTCAGGAGGGTGGTTCGTTTGGGCATGGGGGTCCTTGTGCGCCGGGGTCCGTGGGGACGGCCGCGCTGATGTGGGGATTGTGCCAGACTTAAATCCGAGTTGCAAGGTCAGGATTCTCCGTGGGGGTGACCCAACCATGAAGTTCCGCTCAACCGCACCTGTGCCGACCCCACCGCCCGACCGCGCAGACTGGGCCGTATGGCAGACATCGCACGCAAGGCAATGGCCCACTGGGAAGGCGACCTCAAACACGGCAAGGGCACCGTCAGCACCGAGAGCGGCGTTCTGGACGGCGCGCAGTACTCGTTCGGCACCCGCTTCGAGAACGGCAAGGGCACCAACCCCGAAGAACTCCTCGCCAGCGCGCACGCCGGATGCTTCACCATGCAGCTCAGCGCGCTGCTCGCCAACCACGGCCACACGGTCGAGTCCCTGGATACGCAGGCCACCTGCGAGATGGTCAAGGACGGCGCGGGCTTCAAGGTCAGCGCCATGAAACTCGTCGTGCGCGGCAAGGTCACGGGCAGCGATCAGGCCGACTTCGAGGAGCACGTGAAGCAGGCCGCCGACATGTGCCCCATGAGCCGCGTCATGCAGGGCAACGTCGAGATCACCCACGAAGCCATCCTCGAATAAGGTGTCCGTTCCTGCGGCGCCCAGACCACGGGGGTCGGGGCGCCGTTGTCATGGCGGCTGGCCAATGGACGCATGTGCGCGGGCGCGCCACGTGGCAGGCTGGCGCGCATGAGTCACCTGTACTACCTGGTCGGGGCGCCCGGCAGCGGCAAACGCACGGTCGGGAAGGCACTGTCGGCGCTGACGGGCGCGGCGCTGCTGGACAATCACCTGACGAACGACCCGGTGTTCCTGGCGGCTGGGGTGTCGGGACACGAGCCGGTCAGTGATGACGTGTGGGCGCTGTGTTTCGAGGTGAGGCGTGCGGTGAGGGCGGCGACCCTGCACGCGCCCCCGACGCTGGCACACATCTTCACGAACTATCTGACCGCGGAGGACCGGGAGTGGGCGAACGTGGCGCGCCTGCGGGAACTGGCGGCGGAGCGGGGTGTACCGTTCGTCCCGGTGTGGCTTGAATGTCCGCTGCCGGAACTGGAGCGGCGGATGGGACTCCCGGAGCGGCGCGAGCGCCTGAAGTTGCGTGACCCGGCGCAGCTGCGGGAATTGCTCGACCGGGCCGGGACGCTCCCGCCCCCGGCGGACGCGCTGGTGCTGGACACGTCGCACCTGGACCCGCTGGAGGCCGCGCGGCGGATCGTGGCGTTCGCCGGAGCAGTCAGCGAAGGGGACCTGCCGTGACCGCGAGGACCGGTAGCCGCAGCGTGATCGTCTGCAGTCGCCACCTGAATGTCCAGCGGCGGGGGCGGTCGTGCTGGGCGGCGCGGGCGCGGTGCGCGTCCTGCGCTTCCTGAATGAGCTGTGCCTGGCGGTCAAGGGCGTGCTGGTGGGGTTCGTGGAACATGGTGGAACCTCGCGTTGGGGTATGAGGGGGTGTCCCGCCGTCCGCGGGGGCGGTCGGGGGTGGCGTGGGCGGCCTGGTGTGGACGGGGTGGGGTCAGTTCAGGTGCAGCTGGCCTCTGAAGTTCATGAGGACGAAGGTGCTCGTGCGGCTCACGTCGGTCTCCTCGGTTTCCAGGCGGTCGAGGATGGCGTTCAGGGCGTCCTGCGCGGCGCGGTACTGCTGAGGGCTGAGCTGCACGCTGCGCAGGCGCATGGCGGGCGCGAACGCGCCGGGGTTGGTGCGGGGGTCGGGCCCGCCGCGGCCCAGGTGGATGGTGAGATCGTCCCCGGTGTCGGGGTACCCCTGGCGGGTCTGCCAGTCGAGAATGGCGTGGGCGTAGGTGGTGGTGATCTCGCGCATGGCCGGGCCGATGATGGTCAGGGGGTCGTCGAGCGGGACCAGGGCGCGTGGGATGTGGAAGGTGTGGGCGGCGGCGATGTACTTCACGCGTTTGCCGTGGTGTCCGGCGACGCGCAGCAGACCGCATTCGAGAAGTTTGCGGACGTGGTACGTGACGCGGTTGGCGGGTTCGTTCAGGGCGTGGGCGGCGCCGCTGGCGGTGGCGGGCGTCAGGAATTGTTCGAGGAGGCGGGCGCCGTACGTGAAGTCCATCAGGGCCTCGGC
The Deinococcus sedimenti DNA segment above includes these coding regions:
- a CDS encoding S9 family peptidase, with the translated sequence MTSAPRAARKGVLHDIHGIQRPDDYHWLKTQGRADPEVLAYLNAENAHLDAVMAPLRDTQAAIYRELLSHVQEQDDQPEVVRGAYAYFQRTLEGQAHAIIMRRPLAGGPEETLLDLNALKVREGLENVWVYRAVPSPDGRLWAYLLDTTGQEVFQLRVLDTASGELAEAPLTGLSGWVLDWNASGTALYYATDDATQRPDSIWRHMLGQPQAQDERLLHEPDATFRVAALTTEDGGTLRLVSQSNMAQEWWVLDTAQEGAQPTLLLARERGTEAPVLTDAGDHWLALTNHGGAEEFKLVRFPKRAGTLDWADAQDVLPYDPARHLTGLLLFRHHLLLSGREGGFTRLWVLARTPGGYGPARRVEFPEDSVTVRIGANHVFDTGSARIVFTSLTRPVEHLDLNLDSLDTTLVKATPVPNYDASMYVSEQTWITAPDGERVPVSLLRRRDTALPAPTLLYGYGSYGFSMDPAFSIARLPLVDRGWMYAIAHVRGGSELGRRWYDAGRLAHKMNTFTDFVAAGEALKADGTARELVAMGRSAGGLLIGAALNLRPDLWTAVFPGVPFVDVLSTMLDDSIPLTTNEYDEWGNPNHEEQYAVMAAYSPYDNLKAARYPHLFISTGLNDPRVAYWEPAKFAARVRDLAQPGSGTVVLKTIMGAGHGGSSSRYEYLNEIAEEYAYALAAVAGTLPTPDAP
- a CDS encoding ABC transporter substrate-binding protein; amino-acid sequence: MPKRTTLLTLTAVLVSAALTASAATYPQTVTHAAGTTTIPRQPLRVVALGPHALDLLLSIGVQPVGYGEASTFLKTPAFGSPIRDIKYLGSRVTSAPVNVGDRFNPNLEILTSLRPDLIVGETYAANVYPQLSRIAPTLLMDGIDRNAWQKTLPTLARALNRDAAYRAALTTYNKGVQATRAQLTAFGRKRVLVVWTAGGDARNTFTISGSDDWTGGLLRDVGLNVIDGQKKDAVVSVEGLAALNPDAVIVLAAGTSTPTRARAEWTAGAITSRLRASQAGQVYFFDYHLFRRIRGPIAAQLVERQLVKALR
- a CDS encoding OsmC family protein, with product MADIARKAMAHWEGDLKHGKGTVSTESGVLDGAQYSFGTRFENGKGTNPEELLASAHAGCFTMQLSALLANHGHTVESLDTQATCEMVKDGAGFKVSAMKLVVRGKVTGSDQADFEEHVKQAADMCPMSRVMQGNVEITHEAILE
- a CDS encoding AAA family ATPase, with amino-acid sequence MSHLYYLVGAPGSGKRTVGKALSALTGAALLDNHLTNDPVFLAAGVSGHEPVSDDVWALCFEVRRAVRAATLHAPPTLAHIFTNYLTAEDREWANVARLRELAAERGVPFVPVWLECPLPELERRMGLPERRERLKLRDPAQLRELLDRAGTLPPPADALVLDTSHLDPLEAARRIVAFAGAVSEGDLP